A stretch of DNA from Lotus japonicus ecotype B-129 chromosome 4, LjGifu_v1.2:
TTGCTTATGTATGTGGCGGGTCCCCTACTTGTGAGGGACTCGCCCAACCCATAAGTAGGGGAATATAATCAATTAAACTCCAGATCACTTCATCATGGAGATTTCTCTAAtacaaattttcaaatataatcaattatttCAACTATTAAAGTCAAGAAATGATGCACCTTTTGCAACTTGTTAACAATGGCATCCAAGTCAGCTCACACAAGCAACCTCTTTTTCAACAAGGGTCATCATTGTCAAGATCTTGTGTTGGGAAGTCATGCAAAGATCAAGGAAGGCTACAAACAACTCCAATTGTATGTAACTGATGATCCTCCCCCTATATAAATGATGTGGATCCTAGAGAGAGTTGGATGATTGCATTATTTGTCAAATCTAAAGAATGCAATTTTTTTCTACTTCATGGCATGGATGTATTTTGGCCAAACCACAATGTATTTTGGTCACTATTGCACTCCTCATCTCATCTCAAATCTAACTAGCAGTACTGAAAGCTTGGGTAGTGGTTAGAACCCCAATGTTTTGAAACGGACCAAAAATTAAAGTTGCTCAAATTCATTATGGAGGTAAAAATTGGATTCCTTTTTATGAGATGAGTttagaaatgctaaaatcagGTCAAATAGAGGCCTATAGGAACCACACACCCCGCACTGAAGAAGGTGAATTCGCATGTAAATCCACATAAACAATATGATGCAATGATAACGTAGTGGATGATGAGGCATTGGGatggtaaaaaaaaaacgatGGATAATATGACATATGAGGTGTAAACATGACAATGATGACGTGGACTGTTTTTTGTCTGTTTTAGGCCCAACAAGACACGTAGTCAAGGTTTTAGACCATTTTGGACAATAGAGTGTTTTCTATTTGTTGAAATTCAATTAATAATCTTGagaaatcaaaataaattttatccATTTTTTGTGTCAGACATTAGTTGTCCACAAATTTTAAGATTGTTCTGGATGCAATAGTGGGTTCAATTTGTTGAAACTCAACTGTGAAGTGTAGATCAAGGATGAATAAATGGAGGATACAAGATCCAGAGCGATGCTCAAGTTGACAAAATATTAATTAAGTACTAGGCTGAAAGGTCTATTGAATTGTGAGGATATGATTAATACAACAAAAGAGAAAGACAAGAGGTTGACAATGTAAATAGATGGAGAGTGGTAGAAGTTGCACAAAAGTTAATTCAAAAGCTCCCTGAATCAATATGGTAGATATATGATATATACATCACAACCATGCAACTCGAAAATATTAACAATgcaaaaatttcaaaacaaaataaaaatccaCAATATCTAAAAATTTTCATTCATAATAACTTATTGGTATTAAAACAAAATGCTGATCTAATCACATTTTAAATCAAAACCTAATATGTActaaattatatatatgtatacaGGTTTATTTTTTTCCACGCTTCCTTTCTTGTTGTTTCTTCCAATTGACCAAGAGTTGGAGAAACTTCATCacctgcatatatatatatatatatatatatatatatatatatatatatatatatatatataattataatgtCCTTCAGCTCCAAATATGAAGAATCATATTGATAGTGTACATGAAAGAGTATATAAAATGTGTTGGGATTTAAACCTCAGTGGGGTCTCGGAGAGAGTAAAAGGCATTGCTTTCTTTCCTCACAGATGATACCAAAATCCCATAACCTTGATTGCTCTCCCTAAGCACCTAAATATATACAAACATTCAGTGTGATTGTATAAATTTGTGTCCATaaagagagataaatgagaAAATTTCACATGACTTCTCATGTGTAATTATAATATGGAGTTGTATAAGAAGATTAGTAACATGTTTGATTATGtggtaaaaaaattcataatcaaTTATAGGAAGAAGCTACAATTATTTGGATTGTTTACCCATCGCCAATCCTAATTTACCATAAGCATGTGTTTGGAACCACATTGCAAACACCATATAAGTCTGTTACTCGGAAGCTTCAATTTATAGCTTTTACTCAAACGTGCATTGAAGTGTGTGCACAACTCTTTTGCAAACAACCTATAGATGAAAAGTTGAAAATTCTAGTTCACACAACTTTGATTTAGTACCTTGAATGCATCTTCATCGGTTTTATCATCTCCAATGTAGATGGGAAGCACATGATTCCTATCAGTTAGCCCTGCACAAGACCATAATTTACTCCATATTGTATCCTTTGAATACCTTTGTTATATGTGGTGTGTAAAGTCAAAAATAGGTTCTTACCTAAAGATTCAAGTAAAAATTCAACAGCTTTTCCTTTATTCCAGTCGATCACTGGACGAACTTCTAAAACCTATAACACCACACACACAAGGAAATGTATTATAATGTAACAAATTGAAATACACTATGGTGCATTAAAAAACTTGAGTCAAGAGTTACttaaatagcatgtttggattaatttatttttcataatcaattttgttatCTTGGAGTTACTTATAAAATCCCAGCATAACagttttttcattttataattaattataaaaatattctcAAGCATGcttaaaatatcaattaataactATCatgaaaagttaaaaaaattattacaacgAACAAAGTTTATAATATTTCTCATTGGAATTAGGGTACCTTCCGTCCATGAGTTGAGCGTAAACGAGGGTAATTTTTTAGCATATCATGGACCCGCTGACCAATCGTTGTCCAATTCTACAATCGATTCAAGAATTAAAATAATGAGAACAtcaaaataataatgaaaaaagACATCAACTTATAATTGTTGTGGTAAAAATCCTTACATTCTCTTCTACATTACGATAATGTACAGAAACACAAAACTTGTGATTTTCAACTTTGGCGCCTTCTATGTCTTTTGTAAGATCAATGAGGGTTCTAAAAACCTACATGAAAACACCCCATCATTTATTTCATTGTTATACATTTAAAAGTGAATACTTCTTCAAGATTAATTGAGACAAAAATTTCACCTCATCAATCATAGGAATGAATTCTCTTGCAGGTTGAAAAAGAGTTATCTCTTTTCCCTGCCATTTTGAAGAAATAGTTAACTATTTGACATTTATTAATGTATAGAAGATTCCAAGaataaaaaactaatttactaTTATTACATACCTGAAGGTCAGTAGACTTGACACAACTTTGATGGTTTTTTGACAAAGTCTCACTAACAGGGCCAATAATGTCCATCCCATGACTACCAGCATAGTAGAGTTCTGTTAGTTTAACTAAATCAAACACCTGAAAGGGATGTAACCATATGTTAATGACTTACAACATGTTTATAAATCCTTCTAGAATTGAT
This window harbors:
- the LOC130715856 gene encoding probable trehalose-phosphate phosphatase F isoform X1, translating into MDCSHSSSDKKTLKRWFFIDKRSRLGIHPNQLAYSHQDSSMSSGKFTKSSSKKSIGSLDDVRSNGWLDAMKASSPPRKKSPKGSSTQVSAIDNDIEDYNSWMLGYPSAIDSFEEIVDRAKDKTIAMFLDYDGTLSPIVDDPDCAFMSEYMRKTVRRVAKHFPTAIISGRSRDKVFDLVKLTELYYAGSHGMDIIGPVSETLSKNHQSCVKSTDLQGKEITLFQPAREFIPMIDEVFRTLIDLTKDIEGAKVENHKFCVSVHYRNVEENNWTTIGQRVHDMLKNYPRLRSTHGRKVLEVRPVIDWNKGKAVEFLLESLGLTDRNHVLPIYIGDDKTDEDAFKVLRESNQGYGILVSSVRKESNAFYSLRDPTEVMKFLQLLVNWKKQQERKRGKK
- the LOC130715856 gene encoding probable trehalose-phosphate phosphatase F isoform X2 — encoded protein: MDLKSSHASPLLTDPVPINKSRLGIHPNQLAYSHQDSSMSSGKFTKSSSKKSIGSLDDVRSNGWLDAMKASSPPRKKSPKGSSTQVSAIDNDIEDYNSWMLGYPSAIDSFEEIVDRAKDKTIAMFLDYDGTLSPIVDDPDCAFMSEYMRKTVRRVAKHFPTAIISGRSRDKVFDLVKLTELYYAGSHGMDIIGPVSETLSKNHQSCVKSTDLQGKEITLFQPAREFIPMIDEVFRTLIDLTKDIEGAKVENHKFCVSVHYRNVEENNWTTIGQRVHDMLKNYPRLRSTHGRKVLEVRPVIDWNKGKAVEFLLESLGLTDRNHVLPIYIGDDKTDEDAFKVLRESNQGYGILVSSVRKESNAFYSLRDPTEVMKFLQLLVNWKKQQERKRGKK
- the LOC130715856 gene encoding probable trehalose-phosphate phosphatase G isoform X3, translated to MDCSHSSSDKKTLKRWFFIDKRSRLGIHPNQLAYSHQDSSMSSGKFTKSSSKKSIGSLDDVRSNGWLDAMKASSPPRKKSPKGSSTQVSAIDNDIEDYNSWMLGYPSAIDSFEEIVDRAKDKTIAMFLDYDGTLSPIVDDPDCAFMSEYMRKTVRRVAKHFPTAIISGRSRDKVFDLVKLTELYYAGSHGMDIIGPVSETLSKNHQSCVKSTDLQGKEITLFQPAREFIPMIDEVFRTLIDLTKDIEGAKVENHKFCVSVHYRNVEENNWTTIGQRVHDMLKNYPRLRSTHGRKVLEVRPVIDWNKGKAVEFLLESLGLTDRNHVLPIYIGDDKTDEDAFKVLRESNQGYGILVSSVRKESNAFYSLRDPTEV